One window of Eublepharis macularius isolate TG4126 chromosome 17, MPM_Emac_v1.0, whole genome shotgun sequence genomic DNA carries:
- the TLCD3A gene encoding TLC domain-containing protein 3A: MWQTLALGALLFPALFAACLRSLARLAPGWSRKDRIVLSGRLVSSTQAMMATLSGIVVICSCKDVVHDRHWLAQEYVWIVVSYMTYDLYIMYLCYWHKSEEKGEAPRKHSLASMTGFLRRERLMVTHHIFILVILTPVAVHLRGELGDFFVGCIYTAELSTPFVSLGKILMQLNLQDSLLHKVNGILILATFFLCRILLFPFMYWAYARQMGLPIYKVPFRIPFHCNVANALLIAPQLYWFALICRKAFRLYSSSPSPDRNR, from the exons ATGTGGCAGACGCTGGCCCTCGGGGCCCTGCTCTTCCCGGCGCTCTTCGCCGCCTGCCTGCGCAGCCTGGCCAGGCTGGCGCCGGGATGGAGCCGCAAGGACCGGATCGTGCTCAGCGGCAG gcTGGTGTCGTCCACCCAAGCCATGATGGCAACTCTCTCAGGCATTGTCGTCATCTGTAGCTGCAAGGACGTGGTGCATGACAG GCACTGGTTGGCCCAGGAGTACGTCTGGATCGTGGTTTCCTATATGACCTATGACCTCTATATCATGTACCTCTGCTACTGGCACAAGAGCGAAGAGAAGGGAGAGGCCCCGAGGAAACACTCCCTGGCCAGCATGACGGGCTTCCTGCGGAGGGAACGGCTGATGGTCACCCATCACATCTTCATCCTCGTCATCCTCACCCCTGTGGCTGTG CATCTTCGGGGCGAACTTGGAGACTTCTTTGTGGGTTGCATCTACACTGCGGAACTCAGCACGCCGTTCGTATCCCTGGGAAAGATACTGATGCAG CTCAACCTGCAAGACTCGCTTTTGCACAAAGTGAACGGGATCCTCATCTTAGCTACCTTCTTCCTTTGTCGGATCCTCCTCTTCCCGTTCATGTACTGGGCCTATGCCCGGCAGATGGGCCTGCCCATCTACAAGGTGCCGTTCCGCATCCCCTTCCACTGCAACGTGGCCAATGCTCTACTCATTGCGCCGCAGCTCTACTGGTTTGCGCTCATCTGCCGCAAGGCTTTTCGCCTCTACAGTAGCTCACCGTCTCCGGACAGAAACAGATAA